In a single window of the Flavobacterium sp. W4I14 genome:
- a CDS encoding DNA-binding NarL/FixJ family response regulator (product_source=COG2197; cath_funfam=1.10.10.10,3.40.50.2300; cog=COG2197; pfam=PF00072,PF00196; smart=SM00421,SM00448; superfamily=46894,52172): protein MSQNLRIVLIEDDDILRMGYESLLSDVEDFVVVNAYASYDLAKKHLEGDHPDVILLDIQMPGTNGLQALPFIKKALPNANIIILTVFDSPELVFEALTMGAGGYLTKNSSASKIIDAVREVSTGGGAMSTNVARIVMHSFQKNLNSPLTKRETEILDRIANGQTKSQIANDLFIDQETVRSHVKNIYIKLDVNSKSEAIKTAKEKRFI from the coding sequence ATGAGCCAGAATTTACGAATTGTTCTAATCGAAGATGACGATATTTTAAGAATGGGTTACGAGTCGTTATTAAGCGATGTAGAAGATTTTGTAGTCGTTAACGCTTATGCATCATACGATTTGGCCAAGAAACACTTAGAGGGCGATCATCCAGATGTGATTTTGCTCGATATCCAGATGCCCGGCACCAACGGGCTGCAAGCCTTACCTTTTATCAAAAAAGCTTTACCTAACGCGAATATTATTATCCTCACCGTTTTCGATTCGCCTGAATTGGTTTTCGAAGCCCTAACCATGGGCGCAGGAGGCTACCTCACCAAAAATTCGAGCGCCTCAAAAATTATAGATGCAGTAAGAGAAGTGAGCACGGGCGGAGGGGCCATGAGTACAAATGTGGCACGCATTGTAATGCATTCTTTTCAAAAAAACCTGAATTCTCCTTTAACTAAACGCGAAACCGAAATATTAGATCGGATTGCAAATGGACAAACAAAATCTCAAATCGCAAACGATCTGTTTATTGATCAGGAAACCGTAAGAAGCCACGTAAAAAATATTTACATCAAACTCGATGTAAATTCTAAATCAGAAGCGATTAAAACAGCCAAAGAAAAGCGCTTTATTTAA
- a CDS encoding ligand-binding sensor domain-containing protein/signal transduction histidine kinase (product_source=COG3292/COG4585; cath_funfam=3.30.565.10,3.40.20.10; cog=COG3292,COG4585; pfam=PF07494,PF07495,PF07730; superfamily=47384,55874,63829; transmembrane_helix_parts=Inside_1_12,TMhelix_13_35,Outside_36_730,TMhelix_731_753,Inside_754_977) — protein sequence MLILYYMCSKLSIIKINFIVSFILLFSLKLSAQSYNFTNYSLKDGLPQSQVMVIYQAKDRTLWLGTFGGVSNFDGRQFTSYSKADGLGSNSVNCITEDNLSQMLFGTETGISVLKRGKISTLFSGKGVSHLLKDKQGVIWGISEHKLFKIEKDKIIFYSIADKKINTINSDGAGNLYAAVSGKGIYQLKNNNWVIYQELPPAISISSIRKILFDKTVRNKAYLLTDRSGIYVLENGIVKPFFKKDGIDTYYSIAQDYRGNMWVGSEKGAYLINKNGSIINFNGENGLSDNQVNEIFSDAENNIWISCFSDGIYKYEGDAFIRYNRFKGKNLAYPISGIAADKNDNLWFGTFNKGVFKYDGKDVQSVDIPAFKNKKIYFVYADKAKNIWFSTYGKGIWKYNGQKFSQVLKPEKFDNSSIAEDEEGGIWITGYMSSTYLKDGKTERISGFDGYLSCIYPLRKDSVFLGTSNGVTLIKNKKIDKTFYIKSLTNVYVLSIIRQNDNLIFATLGDGIITWNLKTKAIKRYVVADGLNSNDIYSLAIDKNNNLWAGTGRGINKLTFNKQQQSYEVFRDHPLIVECNQNAIIDYKNSILVGTINGLIQCKTNVLPGNKKNPFIHIQQVSVFHKNDRAKDLSVDLNGKGDKFYKLNYSQNHISISFKGVYLTNPESVLYRYKLVGVDNDFSKPVPNTEIEYSAIRPGSYTFQVYAIANGQQSNIEQFSFTIVPPYYDTILFKIGAFLVLIFLIWLIFYLIFKTRERKKHQFEKLKLKEQEKIRKQTAEDFHDDIGNKLTRINVLSEILDKKVAGTEKEQKELIRLIRENASLLYTGTKDILWALDPHSDNLFEILMHIKNFGIDLFQNTGITFKMEGVLSKYQKLHLSMEFNRNLTLIFKEMLNNVLKHAKASQVLIMVIETDHDTVNILTTDDGEGFDIETVQKGRGLNNIQTRCKRIKSTFQISSIKGKGTTTTISTRIPVTK from the coding sequence ATGCTTATTTTGTATTACATGTGCAGTAAACTGTCTATAATCAAGATAAATTTCATAGTTTCTTTCATTTTGCTTTTTAGCCTTAAGCTATCGGCCCAAAGCTATAATTTTACCAATTACAGCCTAAAGGATGGCTTGCCTCAATCGCAGGTAATGGTAATTTATCAGGCAAAAGACAGGACGCTTTGGCTTGGTACTTTCGGTGGAGTAAGTAATTTCGATGGCAGGCAATTTACCTCGTACAGCAAAGCCGATGGGCTAGGATCAAACTCAGTAAACTGTATTACAGAGGATAACCTGAGCCAAATGCTTTTTGGTACCGAAACAGGTATCAGCGTTCTTAAACGCGGAAAAATAAGCACACTGTTTTCGGGTAAAGGGGTAAGCCATTTGCTTAAAGACAAGCAGGGTGTTATTTGGGGAATAAGTGAACATAAGCTTTTCAAAATTGAAAAGGATAAAATTATTTTTTATTCCATCGCCGATAAAAAAATCAATACCATAAACAGCGATGGTGCTGGAAACCTATATGCCGCTGTATCAGGAAAGGGGATTTATCAATTAAAAAATAACAACTGGGTAATCTACCAGGAGTTGCCGCCAGCCATTAGTATTTCATCTATCAGGAAGATCTTATTTGATAAAACCGTAAGGAATAAGGCCTATCTCTTAACCGACCGTAGCGGAATTTATGTGCTGGAGAACGGAATAGTTAAACCATTTTTTAAAAAAGATGGCATTGATACCTATTATTCCATCGCGCAGGATTATCGTGGAAATATGTGGGTAGGCTCTGAGAAAGGAGCTTACTTGATCAATAAAAACGGCTCGATCATAAATTTTAACGGCGAAAATGGATTGAGCGATAACCAGGTTAACGAAATATTTAGCGATGCTGAAAATAATATCTGGATATCTTGTTTTAGTGATGGTATTTACAAATATGAAGGCGATGCTTTTATCCGTTACAATAGGTTTAAGGGCAAGAACCTGGCTTATCCAATAAGCGGAATAGCGGCAGATAAAAATGATAACCTCTGGTTTGGCACTTTTAACAAAGGTGTTTTTAAGTATGATGGTAAAGATGTACAAAGCGTTGATATCCCCGCCTTTAAGAATAAAAAAATCTACTTTGTTTATGCCGATAAAGCAAAAAACATTTGGTTTTCTACCTATGGTAAAGGCATTTGGAAGTATAACGGACAGAAATTTAGCCAGGTATTAAAACCAGAGAAATTTGATAACAGCTCGATAGCTGAAGACGAGGAAGGAGGGATCTGGATAACCGGGTACATGTCATCTACTTATTTAAAGGATGGGAAAACCGAAAGAATAAGTGGATTTGATGGCTATTTATCGTGTATTTACCCCTTGCGCAAGGATAGCGTGTTTCTTGGCACCTCAAATGGCGTTACACTTATCAAAAACAAAAAAATAGATAAAACATTCTATATCAAATCGCTCACCAATGTTTACGTACTGAGCATTATACGACAGAATGATAATTTAATTTTTGCTACACTTGGCGACGGGATCATCACCTGGAATTTAAAAACGAAAGCCATTAAACGTTATGTTGTTGCTGATGGGTTAAACTCAAACGATATTTACAGCCTTGCAATAGATAAGAATAATAATTTATGGGCCGGAACAGGGCGGGGGATTAACAAATTAACTTTTAATAAGCAGCAACAAAGTTATGAGGTTTTCAGGGATCATCCGTTAATTGTTGAGTGTAACCAAAACGCAATTATCGATTACAAAAACAGCATACTGGTGGGCACCATAAATGGACTCATTCAATGCAAAACCAATGTACTTCCAGGGAACAAAAAAAATCCTTTTATCCATATTCAACAGGTTAGTGTTTTTCATAAAAATGATCGGGCAAAAGATCTTTCAGTAGATCTGAATGGAAAAGGAGATAAATTTTATAAACTTAATTACAGCCAAAACCACATATCGATAAGTTTTAAAGGGGTTTACCTCACCAATCCAGAGAGTGTACTTTACCGCTACAAACTGGTTGGGGTAGATAACGATTTTAGCAAACCTGTACCCAACACGGAGATCGAATACTCGGCCATAAGGCCTGGAAGTTATACTTTCCAGGTTTATGCTATTGCAAATGGCCAGCAATCAAATATAGAACAGTTTAGCTTTACTATTGTACCGCCGTATTACGATACCATTTTATTTAAGATTGGCGCATTTTTGGTACTTATATTCCTGATCTGGCTTATTTTTTATCTGATTTTTAAAACCAGAGAACGCAAAAAACATCAGTTCGAAAAGTTAAAATTAAAAGAACAAGAAAAAATAAGAAAGCAAACTGCAGAAGATTTTCACGATGATATTGGCAATAAACTAACCCGGATTAATGTTTTATCCGAAATTTTGGATAAAAAGGTAGCTGGAACCGAAAAAGAGCAAAAAGAACTCATAAGGTTGATCAGAGAAAATGCCAGCCTGCTTTATACCGGAACTAAAGATATCCTTTGGGCACTAGATCCGCATAGCGATAATCTTTTTGAGATATTGATGCATATTAAAAATTTTGGAATCGATCTTTTCCAAAACACGGGCATAACATTTAAGATGGAAGGCGTGTTAAGCAAGTACCAAAAACTACACCTATCGATGGAGTTTAACCGAAACCTGACGTTAATTTTTAAGGAGATGTTAAACAATGTGTTAAAGCATGCCAAAGCAAGCCAGGTGCTAATTATGGTTATTGAAACCGATCATGATACAGTAAACATCTTAACAACAGACGATGGCGAAGGTTTTGATATTGAAACGGTACAGAAAGGAAGAGGATTAAACAATATTCAAACACGCTGCAAACGGATAAAATCGACCTTTCAGATTTCTTCTATAAAGGGGAAAGGTACCACTACAACAATTTCTACCAGAATTCCTGTTACAAAATAG
- a CDS encoding phospholipase C (product_source=KO:K01114; cog=COG3511; ko=KO:K01114; pfam=PF04185,PF05506; superfamily=49503; tigrfam=TIGR03396) translates to MDSRREFLKKAALFAGATGMANTLPSSVLKAMSINPEPGSTFYDAEHIVFLMQENRSFDHMFGKMKGVRGFNDPHPHIQPDGNKVWLQKDGQGYTYAPFHVDINKTKITWQGGLPHSWNDQVAARNGGRFDKWLPVKTPMTLAYYDRNDIPFYYAMADAFTICDQHFCSSLTGTTPNRLFFFTGTVRGEKSANRIAVVNNDQAESQNNVFVDWPTFQETLEDNGIDWRIYQNELWTSKLPEGEIDDWLGNYGDNPVEYISRHNVKLSAYFRKNGDNTVKPALTAKEVQEKYDKLSQKEKNLVDKAFTTNISQKDYLDLEPFTFKNDQGKSETINVPKGDIFHQFRKDVDSGKLPTVSWLIAPQRFSDHTSSPLYGTWYVSEALDILTKNPEVWKKTIFVLTYDENDGYFDHQPPFVVPNPDDSTSGKVSEGINYATDFEARKGSPIGLGYRVPLVIASPWSKGGFVNSQVFDHTSSLMFMEKWLAKKTGKTIKSNNISDWRRNICGDLTSVFRPYNGEEIKSPEPLKRDAVVTNIGNAKNKPAQVGPTALNKTEVAKINKFEAFSAETSNHAPKQENGTKHACALPYHLMVDANMVNNEIVLTFQSAKTLFGSETETVGAPFNMNTITKFKGVAGKTWAYAVKAGDVLKDSIKLDDFDNEVYDLTISGPNGFYRHFVGGKKNPSIVVKAYPEQGGLVSKKLTGTLVFAIENKGASLVSLQIVDNKYKSGSKTLTIKPKSSTNISFNLAKNANWYDFSILQTGNTTFKHRYSGKIETGEITQTDPYMGNAS, encoded by the coding sequence ATGGACTCACGTAGAGAATTTCTAAAAAAAGCGGCCTTGTTTGCCGGAGCCACTGGTATGGCCAATACCTTGCCCAGTTCGGTGCTAAAAGCCATGTCGATTAACCCTGAACCGGGTAGTACATTTTACGATGCCGAACACATTGTTTTCCTGATGCAGGAAAACAGATCATTCGACCATATGTTCGGTAAAATGAAAGGTGTTCGCGGATTTAATGATCCACACCCACACATTCAACCTGATGGAAACAAAGTTTGGTTGCAAAAAGATGGTCAAGGTTATACCTATGCCCCTTTCCATGTAGACATTAACAAAACGAAAATCACCTGGCAAGGCGGTTTACCACATTCTTGGAATGATCAGGTTGCTGCACGGAACGGGGGGCGTTTTGATAAATGGCTACCTGTTAAAACACCAATGACATTGGCTTATTATGATCGGAATGATATTCCTTTTTATTATGCCATGGCCGATGCTTTTACCATTTGCGATCAACATTTTTGCTCATCGTTAACCGGAACAACACCAAACAGGCTGTTCTTTTTTACAGGAACCGTTCGCGGAGAAAAAAGTGCAAACCGGATTGCGGTGGTCAATAACGATCAGGCCGAATCGCAAAATAACGTGTTTGTAGATTGGCCAACCTTTCAGGAAACATTAGAAGATAATGGCATCGATTGGCGCATTTATCAAAACGAATTATGGACCTCGAAACTTCCCGAAGGTGAAATAGACGATTGGTTGGGTAATTATGGCGATAATCCTGTAGAGTATATCAGCAGGCACAACGTTAAGTTATCGGCTTACTTTAGAAAAAATGGAGATAATACCGTTAAACCGGCTTTAACAGCAAAAGAGGTTCAGGAGAAATACGATAAATTATCTCAAAAGGAAAAAAACTTAGTAGATAAAGCCTTTACTACAAACATTTCTCAAAAAGATTATCTCGATCTTGAACCATTTACTTTTAAGAATGACCAAGGGAAGTCAGAAACGATTAATGTGCCGAAAGGCGATATTTTCCATCAGTTTAGAAAAGATGTAGACAGCGGTAAATTACCAACGGTTTCATGGTTGATTGCACCTCAACGTTTTTCTGATCATACCAGCTCGCCATTGTATGGAACCTGGTATGTAAGTGAAGCGCTAGACATTTTAACTAAAAACCCAGAGGTTTGGAAAAAAACAATTTTTGTGTTAACCTACGATGAAAATGACGGGTATTTTGATCATCAGCCACCTTTTGTGGTGCCAAACCCTGATGATTCAACCAGCGGAAAGGTATCTGAAGGAATAAACTATGCCACTGATTTTGAAGCAAGAAAGGGAAGTCCGATCGGTTTGGGCTATCGTGTACCATTGGTTATTGCCTCACCCTGGAGCAAGGGCGGTTTTGTAAACTCGCAGGTTTTCGATCATACGTCGTCATTAATGTTTATGGAAAAATGGCTGGCTAAAAAAACAGGCAAAACCATTAAAAGTAACAACATCAGCGATTGGCGAAGGAATATCTGTGGCGATTTAACCTCGGTGTTCAGACCCTATAATGGAGAAGAAATTAAATCTCCAGAACCGTTAAAACGCGATGCGGTAGTAACCAATATTGGTAATGCTAAAAATAAACCTGCCCAGGTTGGCCCTACGGCACTCAATAAAACAGAGGTTGCAAAAATAAATAAGTTCGAAGCCTTTTCTGCAGAAACATCTAATCACGCCCCTAAGCAGGAGAACGGAACAAAACATGCTTGTGCATTACCTTATCATTTAATGGTTGATGCAAATATGGTTAACAATGAAATCGTACTTACTTTTCAATCGGCAAAAACTTTGTTCGGTAGCGAAACAGAAACTGTTGGTGCGCCTTTCAACATGAATACCATTACCAAATTTAAAGGCGTTGCGGGCAAAACATGGGCCTATGCTGTAAAAGCTGGCGATGTTTTAAAAGACAGCATTAAACTGGATGATTTTGATAACGAAGTTTATGATCTTACAATAAGTGGTCCGAATGGTTTTTACAGACATTTCGTAGGCGGCAAAAAAAATCCTTCCATTGTGGTAAAAGCATATCCAGAGCAGGGCGGTTTGGTAAGCAAAAAACTTACAGGTACCCTGGTTTTTGCGATTGAGAATAAAGGTGCCAGTTTAGTTTCACTTCAAATTGTAGATAACAAATACAAATCGGGGAGCAAAACGTTAACAATCAAGCCAAAATCGAGTACAAACATCTCGTTTAATCTGGCTAAAAATGCGAATTGGTACGATTTCAGCATTTTGCAGACAGGCAACACCACATTTAAACACCGTTATTCGGGTAAAATAGAAACAGGAGAAATTACCCAAACAGATCCATACATGGGTAACGCATCATAA
- a CDS encoding beta-glucanase (GH16 family)/glycerophosphoryl diester phosphodiesterase (product_source=COG2273/COG0584; cath_funfam=2.60.120.200,3.20.20.190; cleavage_site_network=SignalP-noTM; cog=COG0584,COG2273; pfam=PF00722,PF03009; superfamily=49899,51695): MKRVFISALMLFIFTASFAQKFNWNKNQVIAHRGAWKKNNFPQNSIASLNEAVRLGCYGSEFDVWMTADNVLVINHDPEFQGLVIEKVNYADLLTKTMSNGEKIPTLEAYLLEGKKQRTTKLILEIKPSLVSKERGIEVTNKCVEMVQKLKVVEWTEYISFDYDYCKRILALLPKAKVAYLKGEISAEQMKADKLTGVDYHFSVYQKDGWIENAHKLGLTVNAWTVNTVPEIQWLLAHQVDYITTNEPELTFEELKKTPVATGWKLKWADEFNDAGLPLAKNWSYDVGGKGWGNNELQYYTDADSTNAIVKKGNLNITAVKADKENNHYTSARLVTKNKFDFKYGRVEVRAMLPKGRGLWPAIWALPTDGKYGGWPKSGEIDIMEHVGYDPDSVHGTVHTEKFNHVIKTQVGKALKVDNPYTEYHIYAVEWFADRIDFFIDNQKYLTFKNTKKGSGDWPFDQNFHLILNVAVGGGWGGKKGVDDSIFPASMKVDYVRVFQK, encoded by the coding sequence ATGAAACGAGTATTTATTTCTGCACTAATGTTGTTCATTTTTACCGCCTCTTTTGCTCAAAAATTTAACTGGAACAAAAACCAGGTAATTGCCCACCGCGGAGCATGGAAGAAAAATAATTTTCCTCAAAATTCTATCGCTTCATTAAACGAAGCCGTAAGGCTGGGTTGTTATGGATCGGAATTCGATGTGTGGATGACGGCAGATAATGTTTTGGTTATTAATCACGATCCAGAATTTCAGGGTTTGGTTATCGAGAAAGTAAACTATGCTGATTTATTGACCAAAACGATGAGCAATGGTGAAAAAATTCCAACGCTTGAGGCTTATTTATTGGAAGGTAAAAAGCAAAGAACAACCAAACTGATTTTAGAGATCAAACCTTCATTAGTTAGTAAAGAACGTGGAATTGAGGTGACCAATAAATGTGTTGAGATGGTTCAGAAACTCAAGGTAGTGGAGTGGACAGAGTATATCAGTTTTGACTACGATTACTGTAAACGCATTTTAGCGCTCTTGCCAAAAGCAAAAGTGGCTTACTTAAAAGGCGAAATCAGTGCTGAGCAAATGAAAGCAGATAAATTAACCGGTGTTGACTATCATTTTAGCGTTTACCAAAAAGATGGGTGGATTGAAAATGCCCACAAATTAGGATTAACGGTAAACGCCTGGACCGTAAATACTGTTCCCGAAATTCAATGGCTTTTGGCACATCAGGTTGATTATATTACAACTAACGAGCCAGAATTGACCTTCGAAGAGCTTAAAAAAACACCTGTTGCAACGGGTTGGAAGCTTAAATGGGCTGATGAATTTAACGATGCCGGATTACCATTAGCAAAAAACTGGAGTTACGATGTAGGTGGAAAAGGTTGGGGCAATAATGAGCTTCAATATTATACCGATGCCGATAGCACGAATGCAATTGTAAAAAAAGGAAATTTGAATATTACTGCGGTAAAAGCAGACAAGGAAAACAACCATTATACTTCGGCCAGATTGGTAACGAAAAACAAATTCGATTTTAAATACGGAAGGGTAGAAGTTCGCGCCATGTTGCCAAAAGGCCGGGGCTTATGGCCTGCAATTTGGGCCTTACCGACTGATGGGAAATACGGCGGCTGGCCAAAGAGCGGCGAAATTGATATTATGGAACATGTAGGTTATGATCCAGATAGCGTTCATGGTACGGTACATACCGAAAAATTTAACCACGTAATCAAAACACAGGTAGGTAAGGCCTTAAAGGTTGATAATCCTTATACCGAATATCATATTTATGCGGTAGAATGGTTTGCAGATAGAATAGATTTCTTTATTGATAACCAAAAATACCTCACGTTTAAAAATACCAAAAAAGGGTCTGGCGATTGGCCATTCGATCAAAACTTCCACCTTATTTTAAATGTAGCCGTAGGCGGTGGTTGGGGTGGAAAAAAAGGAGTAGACGACTCTATTTTCCCCGCAAGTATGAAAGTAGATTATGTACGGGTGTTTCAAAAGTAA